The window GGTGGGTCGTGGGGGTCTATTACCCCATTGCTGGGGCCATGTCCCGGATCATTTACAAGGCCGACATCGGCATCCGGTTGACGGTGGAGTCGTCGGGGGCCAGCGTGGCGAATGCGAAGCTGATCCAAAGCGGGGATGCCGACTTTGCCATCCTGCAAAATGATATCGCTTACTACGCCTACCGAGGGGAGACCCTGGAGGCGTTCCGGGGCGACCCGGTGGCCAACATGCGGGGCGTGCTGGGGATGCACCTGGAGCCCGTACAGCTGGTGGCCCGGGCCGATGCCCGGATCAACTCGGTGGCGGATTTGAGGGGCAAGCGGGTAAACCTGGGGCCGCTGGGCTCGGGGGCGGAGCAGAATGCCCTGCAGGTGCTGGAGGCGTACGGGTTAAGCGTGCGCGACCTCGGGCGGGCCGAGCGGCTGAGTGCGGCGGAGGCGGCGGACTACCTGAAGGACGGGCGGATCGAGGCGGCCTTCTTCACGGTGGGGCTGGGGGCGGCCGCTATCCAGGACGTGGCCGTCGTGACGCCGATCAAGATCGTACCGGTCGATGAGCCGTCCTTTGCCTCCCTGCGCCAGCGGTACCCCTTTTACGCCCGGGAGGTGATTCCGCCGGGCGTGTACAAAGGGGTGGATGCGCCGGTGCCGACGGTGGCGGTCCGGGCCATCATGGTGGCCAGGGCGGAACTGGAGGACGAGATTGTCTACAAGGTCTTGAAGGCCATCTTCAACGACCTCGATACGCTGTACACGGCTCACGCGGCGGCAAAGCAGATCACCCTGGAGAAGGCCCTTGACGCCATGCCGGTACCCCTGCATCCGGGTGCGGAGCAGTTTTACAGAGAGGCGGGGCTGCTGTAGGGCCACTGTAGCGATTGAGAACGAGGGGTGGTGGTTCCTGATGGGGCCCCACCCCACACTTACGTAAGGGGTAGAAACCTGCGTGGCAGTGGACTCTGCCGTTCGGCCCGAGGAGGTAGAAGCAGGGCCGCGTAAGCCCGCCTCAGGCTGGATACGCCGTCTAATCCTGGCCATCGCTGTCGTCTTCTCGCTCTTTCACCTGTACACGGCAGGTTTCGGGCTTTTGACCGGAAGCCTGCAGCGTTCCATCCACCTGACCTTCGCCGTCGTGCTGGCGTACCTGCTGTACCCCTTTTCGCGGCGAGCCCGGATCGACGTCATCCCGTGGTGGGAGTTCCTGCTCGCCATGGCCTCCGGCGCCGGAGCGTTCTACATATACTGGCAGTACGACGCGCTGGTCACCCGCGTGGGGTCGCCCCTTCCCATCGACCTGGCGTTCGGGACGGTCTTGACCGTTCTGCTGCTGGAAAGCGCCCGCCGGTCCGTCGGA is drawn from Bacillota bacterium and contains these coding sequences:
- a CDS encoding TAXI family TRAP transporter solute-binding subunit, translated to MVKKLAGALVVAFLVASTLSTAALAQRRFLSLASGWVVGVYYPIAGAMSRIIYKADIGIRLTVESSGASVANAKLIQSGDADFAILQNDIAYYAYRGETLEAFRGDPVANMRGVLGMHLEPVQLVARADARINSVADLRGKRVNLGPLGSGAEQNALQVLEAYGLSVRDLGRAERLSAAEAADYLKDGRIEAAFFTVGLGAAAIQDVAVVTPIKIVPVDEPSFASLRQRYPFYAREVIPPGVYKGVDAPVPTVAVRAIMVARAELEDEIVYKVLKAIFNDLDTLYTAHAAAKQITLEKALDAMPVPLHPGAEQFYREAGLL
- a CDS encoding TRAP transporter large permease subunit; the protein is MAVDSAVRPEEVEAGPRKPASGWIRRLILAIAVVFSLFHLYTAGFGLLTGSLQRSIHLTFAVVLAYLLYPFSRRARIDVIPWWEFLLAMASGAGAFYIYWQYDALVTRVGSPLPIDLAFGTVLTVLLLESARRSVGPALPVIAAVFIVYAFLGPYLPGILAHRGYAFRRVIDQLYMTNEGIFGVPLGVSSTFVFLFVLFGALLQQAGAGEYFIRLAYSLLGQ